GATGTCGAGGTCGTTGGTGGGCTCGTCGAGAATGAGGACGTTCGGGTTCTTCATCAGCACCGTGCACAGGTAGAGGCGCCGGCGCTCTCCGCCGCTGAGCGTGTCGATGCGCTGGTACTGCTGCTCTTTGTCGAAGAGGAAGCGCTCCAGGAGCTGGGAGGCGCTCAGGGTGCGGCCCTTGTTGAGGGGGATCACCTCCGCGATGTCGCGCACGGCCTCGATGATGCGCTGGTCCTCCTTGAAGGGCGGCATCAGCTGCCCGAAGGTGCCGAGGACGACCGTGTCACCGATGCTCACCGTGCCCTGGTCGGGACGCATGCGGCCCACCAGCAGTTCGATGAAGGTGCTCTTGCCGATCCCGTTGGGTCCCACGATGCCGATGCGGTCGCCGCGCTTCAGGGAGTAGCTGAAGTGGGACACGATGGGCCGGTAGGACTCCGGCTTCTCCGGCGATCCGAACGCCTTGGTGAGGTTGCGGGCCTCGATGACCTTGCCGCCGAGGCGGTCCGTCTTCACCTCGAGCTTCACCTCGTCGCGGTCGAAGCGTCGTGTGGCGGCGGCCTTGATGTCCTCGAACTTGTCCAGCCGGCTCTTGCTCTTGGTGCCGCGGGCGCGGGGCATCTTGCGCACCCATTCGAGCTCGCGTTTCATCAGGCCCCGCAGGTGCTGCTGGGTGGCCTCGCGGACCTCATCGGCCAGGGCCTTCTTCTCCAGGTACCAGGTGTAGTTGCCCTTGTAGCGTGTGAAGGTGCCGAACTCCATCTCCAGGATCTCGTCGCACACGTTGTCCAGGAAGTAGCGGTCGTGCGTCACCAGCAGCAGGGTGATGCCGGGCTTGTTGAGCTCCTCTTCCAGCTGCTCGATCATGGTGAGGTCGAGGTGGTTGGTGGGCTCGTCGAGGATGAGCACGTCGGGCATGTCGATGAGCACCTTGGCCATGGCCAGGCGCTTCTGCTGACCGCCGCTCAAGGTGTTCACCGCCTGTTCGAGGTCGCGCAGGCCGAAGCGGTGGGCGAGGGCCTTCACGCGGGCCTCATGGTCCCAGGCCTTCAGCTCCTCCATGCGGTCGATGGCCTGCTGCAGGGCGCGGCCGTCGGCATGCTGGGCGAGGGCATGCTCGTAGGCCTTGATCGCGGCGCTCACGGGGTCGTCGCGGTCCAACATCTCGTCCACCACGCTGCGCGCGCTGGTCATCACCACGTTCTGATCGAGGTAGCCGGTGCGGATGCCCTTGTTGAAGGTGACGATCCCGCTGTCGGGCTTCTCCACGCCCGCGATGCACTTCAGCAGGGTGCTCTTGCCCGTGCCGTTGCGTGCCACGATCGCGGTCTTCTGGCCCTTCTCCAGGCCGAAGCTCACGTTCTCGAAGAGCTGGCGGGGACCGTAGCGCTTGCCGAGCTTCTCGACCGAGAGGACGTTCATGGGTTCGGCCTTCGGCTCAGTGGTCCTGGTCGATCATGGCCACGCGCTGGGTGAGCTCGTGGTAGCAGAGCACGTCCTCGGCGAAGTAGTGCACGGCCATGCTCTTCCGGCTGGCGTTGGGGGTGGCCATCTTCTTGCCGCCGTGCAGCAGGTTCGCGTGCCAGATGAGCACATCGCCCGGCTGCGCGTGGAACTCGTGCATGGTGAAGCGGCCCTCATCGATGCTGCGTTGCACGGCCTCCTCGTAGTGGGCGTAGGCGTCCTCGCCGATGGTGAAGCGCCCGCCGCCATGGTCGAAGCCGTCGTTCAGCAGATAGGGCAGCTTGTGGCTGCCGGGGAAGTACATCAGGGGCCCGTTGTCCGCGGTGATGGGCTCCAGGGCCACCCAGGCCGCGGCCAGGTAGCCCAGCGGGTAGGTGGTCATGTGGATGCTGTCCGAGTGCGCGGCCTGTTCACTGCCGGTCTGGAAGTTGATCGTCTGGAACACATGCATGCGCCGGCCCAGCAGCAGGTCGAGCACGTCGAGGATGCGGCGGTCGGAGGCCATGGCCTTGATGGCCGGGCTCTTCCGGAAGGCGAACATCACCTTGCGGCCGGTGAAGTTGAAGTCGACCGCGCCGGTATCGATCAGCTGCTGAAGTTCGGTGTTGACCCGCTCGACCTCGTCGGGGCCGAACACGCCGCGCAGGACGAGGTAGCCCTTCTCGGGCCAGTCGAGCAAGCCCTGGCGCAGGGCCTCGGGCAGCGCCTGCACGCGGGCGTCGGTCAGCAGCCGTTCCCGGGCGTCGGGGCGGTCGAGCCAGGGCGTCTCGCCCGGGGTCTTGGGCATGTCACCGCTCGAGACCGGCAGCAGGGGGCTGCGCACCACACCGTACTGGCGGAACATGCGGCGCGCGTGGCCCAGCCGTCGGTAGTTCAGCAGGTTCAGCAGCACGTAGTTCGCCTTGATGGTGCGAAGCCTGCCATAGTAACGGTCGAGCCACTTGCGCATGGGGGTCTCGTCGAGCGGCGGCAAAGGTAGGCCGGTCGACCGCGCCGGTCAGGGCGTTTCCTTCAGCAGTTTCCGCAGGTCGGCGATCAGGCGGTCCACATCGGCCGTGCTGGTGCCGTCGTAAAAGCCGCGGATGCGGTGCTGCGGGTCCACCAGCACGAAGTTCTCGGTGTGTACGAAGTCGTCCGGACCGCCATCGCCCTGGTCCAGGGCCGCGAAGTAGCTGCGGCGGGCGAGCACATAGATCTGCCGTCGGTCGCCGGTGAGGAAGTGCCAGCGGTCATTGAGGGCGCCGTGGCGTGCGGCATACTCGGCGAGCACGGGCACGCTGTCCATCTCCGGGGTCACCGAATGGCTGAGCAGGACGACACGGGGCTCCTCGCGGAAGGCTTCCTGCACGCGGGCCATCTGCGTGCTCATCTTGGGGCAGATGGTGGTGCAGGTGGTGAAGAAGAAATCGGCCACCAGGATGCGGCCCTCGAGATCGGCCAGCCGCACGGTATCGGCCGACTGGTCCACGAGCGCGAAGTCGCTGATGTGGTGCTCGCCCTCGGCGCGGCGGACGGCCGGATCCACCAAGCGGGGGTCGAGCTGGGCCGGGTGGAAGACGGGCAGGTGGTCGTCGCCACGGAGCAGAAAGTAGCCGGCCACCACCGCGATCAGGAAGATGCTCGCGAAGAGGGCGAGCCGGATGAGCAGGGGCCGGCCGCGGTCCGGATCGGGTTCAGTTGAGGCCAAGGGTGTAGCTGAGGGCGTAGATGAAGCGGTAGGACGGGGCGTAAACGTAACGCTCGCGGTCGTGAAGCACGGCGATACCGATATCGTGTTTCTTGCCCGGTCTCCAGGTGGTGCCGATGGAGTAGCGGGTGCCGATGTAGCGCCAGCCGAGGTTGCCGGCCCAGGTGAAGAATTCCACGGACACCTCGGGGTCCAGCTTCCACTTGCGAATGTCGTACAGGAGGCCGATGCGGTTCCGCAGCTGGTCGCGCACATCGCCCGGGTCCAGGTATTCGTGCTGATATCGGAAGCGGTGATCCGCGGTGAAGCGCCCGAGCTCCCTGGAGGACTGCACCTGCAGGGAGCTGCGCTGGCCGTTCTCGCCAGTGGCCCCGCGGAAGCTGAAGCGGTGCTCGAGGCTCACACGCAACAGGTCGTGGAACTTGTAGCGGGCGCCGAGGTCCAGGTACACCTGCCGGCCACCGCTGAGGTTCTCGTCGCTTCGGTAGCCCACTTCGGCGCCCATGCGGAAGCGCTTGTTGAAGTCCGGTTCCTTCACCCGGGCGCTGTTGCGGAAGGGCCTGAACTGCATACCGATGGAGCCCCAGGCCTCGCTCAACAGGCGCGGGCGCAGGGGCGACCGCTCCTGCGCCGCGGCCTTGAGGGCGAGCAGCAGCAGGAGCAGGGTGCAGGACCGGCGCAGGTAGCGCATCACCAGACCTGCACGGTGATGAGGGGCACGTCCACCGCGTCGCGGTTGCCGCCGATCTCCACGGAACGGGACACCAGTTCCACGCCGCTCTCACAGTCCTCGGGGCACTCGCTGTACGTGAAAATGGTGTAGCTGCCCGGCCTCAGCCAGCGGAACTCATACTCGCCGGAGGGTCCGGTGCGGGTGTCGTCGTCGTAGAACGTGTCGTCGCCGTAGCGGATGTACACGCGGTATTCGGGGATGAAATACTCGTCGCCCGTGGGCTGGCCGGTGTTGTCGTTGTAGTCGACCGCGTAGACCTGTCCACGGATGAGGGCCTTGCCGCCCTCGCCGGGCTCCTTGGAGCAGGCGGGCAGCAGGGTGAGGGAGGCCAGCAGGATGGGGAGTACGGCGCGCATGGCGCGATGTTAAGCGATCGTGAAGGACCGGCGATCAGCCCCCGGCGTAAAGGTCCTCCACCTCCCGGGTGTACTTGGCCAGGATGGGCTTGCGGCGCAGCTTCAGGGTGGGGGTCAGTTCGCCGCCGTCGATGGTCCATTCGGCGGTGAGCAAGGCGATCTTCTTCACCTGCTACCACTGGCCCAGGCCCTGATTGGCCTTCTCCACCTCGGCCATGATGCGGTCGTGGATGCGGGGTTCGCGCACCACGCTGCTCCGGTCGCCGTAGGGGATGCCCTTCAATGCGCAGTAGTCCTGCAGGAAGCCGAAGTTGGGCACGACGAGGGCGGCGGGGAACTTGCGGCCCTCGCCGATCACCATCACCTGCTCCACGAAGCGCGAGGCCTTCAGCTTGTTCTCCATCACCTGGGGGGCCACGTACTTGCCGCCGCTGGTCTTGAAGATCTCCTTCTTGCGGTCGGTGATGCGCAGGAAGCCCTCCTTGGTGATCTCGCCGATGTCGCCGGTAT
The Flavobacteriales bacterium DNA segment above includes these coding regions:
- a CDS encoding ABC-F family ATP-binding cassette domain-containing protein, which translates into the protein MNVLSVEKLGKRYGPRQLFENVSFGLEKGQKTAIVARNGTGKSTLLKCIAGVEKPDSGIVTFNKGIRTGYLDQNVVMTSARSVVDEMLDRDDPVSAAIKAYEHALAQHADGRALQQAIDRMEELKAWDHEARVKALAHRFGLRDLEQAVNTLSGGQQKRLAMAKVLIDMPDVLILDEPTNHLDLTMIEQLEEELNKPGITLLLVTHDRYFLDNVCDEILEMEFGTFTRYKGNYTWYLEKKALADEVREATQQHLRGLMKRELEWVRKMPRARGTKSKSRLDKFEDIKAAATRRFDRDEVKLEVKTDRLGGKVIEARNLTKAFGSPEKPESYRPIVSHFSYSLKRGDRIGIVGPNGIGKSTFIELLVGRMRPDQGTVSIGDTVVLGTFGQLMPPFKEDQRIIEAVRDIAEVIPLNKGRTLSASQLLERFLFDKEQQYQRIDTLSGGERRRLYLCTVLMKNPNVLILDEPTNDLDIPTLNALEDFLLDLDACQLIVSHDRFFMDKLCTKLLVFKGDGVITEWVGSYTELREAEREARANEEKGKAERNKRKEQDEEAAKPVIPTGTKKLTYAERLELQRIDKEMPRLEARKAELLALMAAGGTDHHAMMAHSIELEKAIKDLDRMADRWLELSERAG
- a CDS encoding phytanoyl-CoA dioxygenase family protein; its protein translation is MRKWLDRYYGRLRTIKANYVLLNLLNYRRLGHARRMFRQYGVVRSPLLPVSSGDMPKTPGETPWLDRPDARERLLTDARVQALPEALRQGLLDWPEKGYLVLRGVFGPDEVERVNTELQQLIDTGAVDFNFTGRKVMFAFRKSPAIKAMASDRRILDVLDLLLGRRMHVFQTINFQTGSEQAAHSDSIHMTTYPLGYLAAAWVALEPITADNGPLMYFPGSHKLPYLLNDGFDHGGGRFTIGEDAYAHYEEAVQRSIDEGRFTMHEFHAQPGDVLIWHANLLHGGKKMATPNASRKSMAVHYFAEDVLCYHELTQRVAMIDQDH
- a CDS encoding SCO family protein — encoded protein: MLIRLALFASIFLIAVVAGYFLLRGDDHLPVFHPAQLDPRLVDPAVRRAEGEHHISDFALVDQSADTVRLADLEGRILVADFFFTTCTTICPKMSTQMARVQEAFREEPRVVLLSHSVTPEMDSVPVLAEYAARHGALNDRWHFLTGDRRQIYVLARRSYFAALDQGDGGPDDFVHTENFVLVDPQHRIRGFYDGTSTADVDRLIADLRKLLKETP
- a CDS encoding DUF2490 domain-containing protein; the encoded protein is MRYLRRSCTLLLLLLALKAAAQERSPLRPRLLSEAWGSIGMQFRPFRNSARVKEPDFNKRFRMGAEVGYRSDENLSGGRQVYLDLGARYKFHDLLRVSLEHRFSFRGATGENGQRSSLQVQSSRELGRFTADHRFRYQHEYLDPGDVRDQLRNRIGLLYDIRKWKLDPEVSVEFFTWAGNLGWRYIGTRYSIGTTWRPGKKHDIGIAVLHDRERYVYAPSYRFIYALSYTLGLN
- a CDS encoding carboxypeptidase regulatory-like domain-containing protein; translated protein: MRAVLPILLASLTLLPACSKEPGEGGKALIRGQVYAVDYNDNTGQPTGDEYFIPEYRVYIRYGDDTFYDDDTRTGPSGEYEFRWLRPGSYTIFTYSECPEDCESGVELVSRSVEIGGNRDAVDVPLITVQVW